Proteins encoded by one window of Halosolutus amylolyticus:
- a CDS encoding signal recognition particle protein Srp54, whose protein sequence is MVLDDLGSSLRGTLDKLRGKSRISEEDIEEIVKEIQRSLLSADVDVSLVMELSDSIKERALEEEPPAGTPARDFVLRIVYEELVDLIGESTDLPLEEQTILLAGLQGSGKTTSAAKMAWWFSTKGLRPAVIQTDTFRPGAYDQAKEMTERAEVDFYGNPDAEDPVAIARNGLEETSEADVHIVDTAGRHALEDDLIDEIEQIEGVVEPDTSLLVLDAAIGQGAKEQAQQFDESIGIDGVVITKLDGTAKGGGALTAVDQTDSSIAFLGTGEEVQDVERFEPDGFISRLLGMGDLGQLAERVERAMQETEIEEEDWDPEDMLKGQFTLNDMQKQMEAMNNMGPLDQVMDMIPGFGGGIKDQLPDDAMDVTQERMRTFSVIMDSMTEAEKEYPKAIGASQIERIARGSGTSEDEVRELLQQYKMMERTIKQFQGMGSDKEMQRMMKQMQQQGGGGGGGMGGMGPF, encoded by the coding sequence ATGGTACTCGACGATCTCGGGAGTTCTCTGCGGGGTACGCTCGACAAACTCCGCGGGAAGTCCCGCATCAGCGAGGAAGACATCGAGGAGATCGTCAAGGAGATCCAGCGATCGCTGCTCTCCGCCGACGTCGACGTCTCGCTCGTGATGGAGCTGTCGGACAGCATCAAGGAACGCGCCTTGGAGGAGGAGCCGCCGGCCGGGACGCCGGCGCGGGACTTCGTCCTGCGCATCGTCTACGAGGAACTGGTCGACCTCATCGGGGAGTCGACCGACCTCCCGCTTGAGGAGCAGACGATCCTGCTGGCAGGCCTGCAGGGGTCCGGGAAGACGACCTCCGCCGCGAAGATGGCGTGGTGGTTCTCGACGAAGGGGCTCCGTCCCGCGGTCATCCAGACGGACACCTTCCGGCCCGGTGCCTACGACCAGGCCAAAGAGATGACCGAGCGCGCGGAGGTCGACTTCTACGGGAACCCCGACGCCGAGGACCCCGTCGCGATCGCCCGGAACGGACTCGAGGAGACCAGTGAGGCCGACGTCCACATCGTGGACACCGCGGGCCGCCACGCGCTGGAGGACGACCTGATCGACGAGATCGAACAGATCGAGGGGGTCGTCGAGCCCGACACGTCCCTGCTCGTGCTGGACGCCGCGATCGGCCAGGGCGCGAAAGAGCAGGCCCAGCAGTTCGACGAGTCGATCGGGATCGACGGCGTCGTCATCACCAAACTCGACGGGACGGCGAAGGGTGGTGGCGCGCTGACCGCCGTGGATCAGACGGATTCGTCGATCGCCTTCCTCGGAACCGGCGAGGAGGTCCAGGACGTCGAGCGGTTCGAGCCCGACGGCTTCATCTCGCGGCTGCTCGGCATGGGCGACCTCGGCCAGCTCGCGGAGCGCGTCGAGCGCGCCATGCAGGAGACCGAGATCGAGGAGGAGGACTGGGACCCCGAGGACATGTTGAAGGGACAGTTCACCCTGAACGACATGCAAAAGCAGATGGAGGCGATGAACAACATGGGGCCGCTCGATCAGGTGATGGACATGATCCCCGGCTTCGGCGGTGGGATCAAAGACCAGTTGCCCGACGACGCGATGGACGTCACCCAGGAGCGGATGCGAACCTTCAGCGTCATCATGGACTCGATGACGGAGGCCGAGAAGGAGTACCCCAAGGCGATCGGCGCGAGCCAGATCGAGCGCATCGCCCGCGGGTCCGGCACCAGCGAGGACGAGGTCCGGGAACTCCTCCAGCAGTACAAGATGATGGAACGCACGATCAAGCAGTTCCAGGGGATGGGCTCGGACAAGGAGATGCAGCGGATGAT
- a CDS encoding PAS domain-containing protein produces MSDPLSGIDDDAVSDRGQTSGTIAESARPESALKERAMDEAPVGIVITDPALSDNPIVYANDGFTRLTGYPKTEILSRNCRFLQGEGTESAPVDRMRAAVDAGESVTVELRNYRKNGQPFLNRVTIAPLYDGDEIANFVGIQQDVSDHEQRERELEQEREFVERTLDVLNDVFYVVDPDGSLRRWNDRFSDVTGYSDDAIADMDVFEFVPDAERDRISAAIERTLTDGRGTIESALLTADGGAIPYEFAGARLTDPEGELIGLVVIGRDVSERNRRQRVFEALHEIATTIQTETSVEGACERAVAAAGDVLEFDMCTVVLQEGEWLVPYAIDAPPGGSRRMRIDQGLAGKTFQSGDPHLVDEITHDDKTDPARESYRSGISVPIGERGVFQAASNEAHAFDAQDVEFAELLVSHTANAIERIEREADLQRQNDRLEEFASIVSHDLRNPLNVAMGRLEFAREECDSDHLDDVAEAHDRMESLIENLLLLSREGESAVETERVAIAETIEDCWQNVRTKDARLEVETDRAIRANVSRLEQLGENLVRNAVEHGDDGVTITVGTVDDGFYVEDDGPGIPPEERETVFETGHTTSPDGNGFGLSIVDQICEAHGWSIRATESRDGGARFEITGVEFVR; encoded by the coding sequence ATGTCGGATCCGCTCTCCGGTATCGACGACGATGCGGTCTCCGATCGGGGGCAGACGTCCGGCACCATCGCCGAGTCGGCCCGTCCGGAGTCGGCGCTAAAAGAGCGGGCGATGGACGAGGCACCGGTCGGCATCGTCATCACCGACCCGGCGCTTTCGGACAATCCGATCGTCTACGCGAACGACGGCTTCACCCGGCTCACTGGCTATCCGAAGACGGAGATCCTCAGCCGGAACTGCCGGTTCCTGCAGGGCGAGGGAACCGAATCGGCACCGGTCGACCGGATGCGAGCGGCCGTCGACGCCGGCGAGTCCGTCACCGTCGAACTGCGGAACTACCGGAAGAACGGCCAGCCCTTCCTGAACCGGGTTACTATCGCGCCGCTCTACGACGGGGACGAAATCGCCAACTTCGTCGGGATCCAGCAGGACGTCTCCGATCACGAGCAACGAGAGCGTGAACTGGAACAGGAGCGAGAGTTCGTCGAACGGACGCTCGACGTGCTCAACGACGTGTTTTACGTGGTGGATCCGGATGGATCGCTCCGACGCTGGAACGATCGGTTCAGCGACGTCACCGGGTACAGCGACGACGCGATCGCCGACATGGACGTGTTCGAGTTCGTGCCCGACGCGGAACGAGATCGCATCTCGGCGGCGATCGAGCGGACGCTGACCGACGGACGAGGGACCATCGAGTCGGCGCTTCTCACGGCCGACGGAGGGGCCATCCCCTACGAGTTCGCCGGCGCACGGCTGACCGATCCCGAGGGCGAACTGATCGGCCTCGTCGTGATCGGTCGGGACGTCTCCGAACGGAATCGACGGCAGCGCGTGTTCGAGGCACTCCACGAGATCGCGACGACGATCCAGACCGAAACGTCGGTCGAGGGGGCCTGCGAGCGGGCGGTCGCCGCCGCGGGCGACGTCCTCGAGTTCGACATGTGTACCGTCGTCTTGCAGGAGGGAGAGTGGCTCGTCCCCTACGCGATCGACGCGCCACCGGGCGGCAGCCGACGAATGCGGATCGATCAGGGGCTCGCAGGCAAAACGTTCCAGAGCGGCGACCCGCACCTCGTCGACGAGATTACCCACGACGACAAGACGGATCCCGCCAGGGAGTCGTATCGGTCGGGAATCAGCGTCCCGATCGGCGAGCGAGGCGTCTTTCAGGCGGCGAGTAACGAGGCGCACGCGTTCGACGCGCAGGACGTCGAGTTCGCGGAACTGCTCGTCAGTCACACTGCGAACGCGATCGAACGGATCGAACGCGAGGCCGACCTCCAGCGACAGAACGATCGGCTCGAAGAGTTCGCCAGCATCGTCTCTCACGACCTCCGAAACCCACTGAACGTCGCCATGGGTCGACTCGAATTCGCCCGCGAAGAGTGCGACAGCGACCACCTCGACGACGTGGCGGAGGCACACGACCGCATGGAGTCGTTGATCGAGAACTTGCTGTTGCTTTCGCGTGAGGGAGAGTCCGCCGTCGAGACCGAACGGGTCGCCATCGCCGAGACGATCGAGGACTGCTGGCAGAACGTCCGGACGAAGGACGCACGCCTCGAGGTCGAGACGGACCGCGCCATCAGGGCCAACGTGAGTCGACTGGAGCAACTCGGGGAGAATCTCGTCCGCAACGCCGTCGAACACGGCGACGACGGCGTGACGATTACGGTCGGAACGGTCGACGACGGGTTCTACGTCGAAGACGACGGTCCCGGAATCCCGCCGGAAGAGCGCGAGACGGTGTTCGAAACCGGCCACACGACGTCACCGGACGGGAACGGATTCGGACTCAGTATCGTCGATCAGATCTGCGAGGCCCACGGCTGGTCGATTCGCGCAACGGAGAGCCGCGACGGCGGCGCACGCTTCGAGATCACCGGCGTCGAGTTCGTCCGGTGA
- a CDS encoding type II toxin-antitoxin system HicB family antitoxin, whose translation MTSEGDASADPNEYEELADADVTMRENEHGLHIADDEVTGVSSQGQTPGEALANLAAAVESYREATDDDPGDDWL comes from the coding sequence ATGACTTCCGAGGGAGACGCGAGCGCCGACCCGAACGAATACGAAGAACTCGCGGACGCGGACGTGACGATGCGCGAGAACGAGCACGGCCTCCACATCGCCGACGACGAGGTGACCGGCGTCTCGAGCCAGGGCCAGACGCCCGGAGAGGCCCTCGCGAACCTCGCAGCGGCGGTCGAGTCCTACCGGGAGGCGACGGACGACGATCCGGGCGACGACTGGCTCTAG
- a CDS encoding dihydrolipoyl dehydrogenase, with translation MDAYDIVVIGGGSGSQVATAAADRGLEAAVIERGPLGGACITRGCVPSKALLHRADVVDTIRRADRFGVEATLDGVDYGAVTSSIRETVYAKADRQERTLETAENVTLYRGEARFVDDRTLAIDPNGGEDESGETTREEDSGRTADEDDPDEIRGEHVVVAVGGRPTVPPIDGIDDVDFLTSDDALFLDERPDDLVIVGGGYIGAELGYFFAALGTDVSIVGRSDRLVPGEDDDVSEVVTESLRTDCDLYTGYEAAEVQADGDRVDAIAAPTDDGDEQVELSADDLLLATGRRPNTDTLDLDAAGVETDDEGHVEVDETLATTAANVWALGDVLAAQPFKHAADYESEVVAANILDDADRAVDYAAMPHAIFTSPQVASVGRTEGELADAERAYESTSVTYDAAPKGLILEAGDGFVKVLAGPDGEILGCHVVGPDAASLLHEVVVAMERGDGTVDDVAETVHVHPALNEVVLKAFDEAADRPYSTAPDWRDVSDDRSSSDRSTHDRSADFDGQ, from the coding sequence ATGGACGCATACGACATCGTCGTGATCGGCGGCGGGTCCGGAAGTCAGGTCGCGACCGCCGCGGCCGATCGGGGCCTCGAGGCGGCCGTGATCGAACGCGGCCCGCTCGGCGGGGCCTGTATCACCCGGGGCTGTGTCCCCTCGAAGGCGTTGCTCCACCGCGCCGACGTCGTCGACACGATCCGCCGCGCCGATCGGTTCGGCGTCGAGGCCACCCTCGACGGCGTCGACTACGGCGCGGTCACGTCGTCGATCCGCGAGACGGTCTACGCCAAGGCCGATCGCCAGGAACGGACCCTCGAGACGGCCGAGAACGTCACGCTCTACCGCGGCGAGGCCCGGTTCGTCGACGATCGAACCCTCGCGATCGATCCGAACGGGGGCGAGGACGAATCCGGCGAGACGACGAGAGAAGAGGATTCCGGCAGGACGGCGGACGAGGACGACCCCGACGAGATCCGCGGCGAGCACGTCGTCGTCGCGGTCGGCGGCCGTCCGACGGTCCCACCGATCGACGGTATCGATGACGTCGACTTTCTGACGAGCGACGACGCGCTCTTCCTCGACGAGCGACCGGACGACCTCGTGATCGTCGGCGGCGGCTACATCGGTGCCGAACTCGGCTACTTCTTCGCCGCGTTAGGGACCGACGTCTCGATCGTCGGTCGGAGCGATCGGCTCGTACCGGGCGAAGACGATGACGTGAGCGAGGTCGTGACCGAGTCGCTTCGCACCGACTGCGATCTGTACACCGGCTACGAGGCGGCCGAGGTCCAGGCCGACGGCGATCGAGTCGACGCGATCGCGGCCCCGACCGACGACGGGGACGAGCAGGTCGAACTGTCGGCCGACGACCTCCTGCTCGCGACCGGACGGCGGCCGAACACCGACACGCTCGATCTCGACGCCGCGGGCGTCGAAACCGACGACGAGGGCCACGTCGAGGTCGACGAGACGCTCGCGACGACCGCCGCGAACGTCTGGGCGCTGGGCGACGTACTCGCCGCCCAGCCGTTCAAGCACGCGGCCGACTACGAGTCGGAGGTCGTCGCGGCGAATATCCTCGACGACGCCGATCGGGCGGTCGACTACGCGGCCATGCCCCACGCGATCTTCACCTCGCCGCAGGTCGCGAGCGTCGGGCGAACGGAGGGCGAACTCGCCGACGCGGAACGCGCGTACGAGTCGACGAGCGTCACGTACGACGCCGCGCCGAAAGGGCTCATCCTCGAGGCCGGGGACGGGTTCGTCAAGGTCCTCGCGGGACCGGACGGCGAGATCCTGGGCTGTCACGTCGTCGGTCCGGACGCGGCCTCACTGCTCCACGAGGTGGTCGTCGCGATGGAACGCGGCGACGGGACCGTCGACGACGTCGCCGAGACGGTCCACGTCCACCCGGCGCTGAACGAGGTGGTGCTGAAAGCGTTCGACGAGGCCGCCGATCGGCCCTACTCGACGGCCCCGGACTGGCGTGACGTGAGCGACGACCGATCGTCGAGTGACCGGTCGACTCACGATCGATCGGCGGATTTCGACGGCCAATAA